The following proteins come from a genomic window of Corallococcus sp. NCRR:
- a CDS encoding D-arabinono-1,4-lactone oxidase, whose product MTTDTAKTKTWRNWSGGVEAHPSSFLRPDSVDALKAALRDASAQSRTVRVVGSGHSFPPLCATDETMVSLEALRGLESVDERTREAVVWAGTNLRELGALLASHGLAMENLGDINKQSLGGALGTGTHGTGVGLGILSTQAAAMTLVTASGDEVTCSEDTSPELLQAARVSLGALGVMTRVRLRLLPAYRLRLTRRNLGLEECLAGLDEARARHRHYEFFWFPHSDRVMTKAMDLTEETPHGVGVGRWFSEMVMENAVFGAVSRACRMRPAWCAPVSRLSAKLASEGVLAGQSHTLFATPRLVRFQEMEYAVPVERGPDCLRELSEYIMREHLPVHFPVEYRFVRGDDVFLSPAHGGDRAFIAVHQYQGMPLEPYFSGAEAIFRNHGGRPHWGKLHTQTAATLKHLYPRWDDFQRVREQLDPQGRFLNPYLKRLFLEGVRHTRGETGARSA is encoded by the coding sequence ATGACGACCGACACGGCGAAGACGAAGACGTGGCGCAACTGGTCCGGTGGGGTGGAGGCCCATCCCTCCAGCTTCCTCCGGCCGGACTCCGTGGACGCGCTGAAGGCCGCGCTCCGCGACGCCAGCGCCCAGTCGCGCACCGTGCGCGTGGTGGGCAGCGGCCACTCGTTCCCGCCCCTGTGCGCGACGGACGAGACGATGGTGTCGCTCGAAGCGCTGCGGGGCCTGGAGTCCGTGGATGAGCGCACGCGCGAGGCCGTGGTGTGGGCGGGCACGAACCTGCGCGAGCTGGGCGCGCTGCTCGCGTCGCACGGGCTCGCGATGGAGAACCTGGGCGACATCAACAAGCAGTCGCTGGGCGGCGCGCTGGGCACGGGCACGCACGGCACGGGCGTGGGGCTGGGCATCCTCTCCACGCAGGCGGCGGCGATGACGCTCGTCACGGCGAGCGGGGACGAGGTGACGTGCTCGGAGGACACGTCGCCGGAGCTGCTCCAGGCCGCGCGCGTGTCCCTGGGCGCGCTGGGCGTGATGACGCGGGTGCGGCTGCGCCTGCTGCCCGCGTACCGGCTGCGGCTGACGCGGCGGAACCTGGGGCTGGAGGAGTGCCTCGCGGGATTGGACGAAGCGCGGGCACGCCACCGGCACTACGAGTTCTTCTGGTTCCCGCACTCCGACCGCGTGATGACGAAGGCGATGGACCTCACGGAGGAGACCCCGCACGGGGTGGGCGTGGGGCGCTGGTTCAGCGAGATGGTGATGGAGAACGCCGTCTTCGGCGCGGTGAGCCGCGCGTGCCGCATGCGGCCGGCGTGGTGCGCGCCGGTGAGCCGGCTGTCGGCGAAGCTGGCGTCGGAGGGGGTGCTGGCGGGGCAGAGCCACACGCTGTTCGCCACGCCGCGGCTCGTGCGCTTCCAGGAGATGGAATACGCCGTGCCGGTGGAGCGGGGGCCGGACTGCCTGCGCGAGCTGTCCGAATACATCATGCGCGAGCACCTGCCCGTGCACTTCCCGGTGGAGTACCGCTTCGTGCGCGGCGACGACGTGTTCCTCAGCCCGGCGCACGGCGGGGACCGCGCGTTCATCGCGGTGCATCAATACCAGGGCATGCCGCTGGAGCCCTACTTCTCCGGCGCGGAGGCCATCTTCCGCAACCACGGTGGCCGGCCCCACTGGGGCAAGCTGCACACCCAGACGGCGGCGACACTGAAACATCTGTATCCCCGCTGGGATGACTTCCAGCGCGTGCGCGAGCAGCTGGACCCGCAGGGGCGCTTCCTCAATCCCTATCTGAAACGTCTCTTCCTGGAGGGCGTCCGTCATACCCGCGGTGAAACAGGGGCGCGAAGCGCGTGA